The sequence atttttgGTCCAGAAATACCATATCTAAGTGTTATTGATGTTCTTATGTATCTTGCGAAttgtacaagacctgatatatattttgctgtaaatttattagcaagatttagctcatatccaacaaagagacactgaaatgaaattaaacatatattctgtTTTCTAcaaggaacgacagacttgggacttttgtattcaaaagaaaCCAAtcaaagtataattggttatgctgatgctaggtacttatctgatccacacaaggcacgttctcaaatcgaatatgtatttactcgtggaggcactgcaatttcttggcgttcacagaaacaaacactcgtaacaactttATCAAATcacgccgagattattgcatGACATGAAGTAAGTCGTGAATGTGtgaaatcaatgacccaacatatccagatctcatgcggattattaTTCGACAAGAAGCATGCGACATTATATGGAGATAATGATGCATGTGttactcaaatgaaagaaggatacataaaaagcgacagaactaaacatattccttcTAAGTTCTTTGCATTCACCCAAGAGCTTTAGAAGAATAAAGATTTTAATATTCGTTATAttgaatcaagtgaaaactcatcacaTCTCTTCACAAaagcacttcctacgacaatatttagaaaacatatatataacattgggATGCACAATATACGAAATTTGTCAAGAATCGTTCGTGTTAACATGAAGGGGAGTTCACGTGATtacactctttttcccttactatggtttttatctcaATTGGTTTTTTCTTGTAAGATTTTTAACaagacaatataaaaaaaacgtgATGAAAacaatcattgtatcatgatcatcagCACAAGagaaaatgttgaaaataagagttgcaaatattgaaaattaatgtgtgataatgtatttaatgatgtatttatttttggattatttcaaaaaaatttctataaataagtctttcaatttatgaagaaaaaacacaattgaataaaaaattttttataaaatgtatattttaatatattttgcgagtttgagatttttattttttatcgtaaatttttatttttaaaagaaacaatCTGTTATCAGCGGATGTTTTGTATTCCGCTGTGTGAAACACAAGAAAACATGCTTAGACCCAATGGGTACCATATTGGCCGAAAACAATGCAAATTAGCAGTGGTTCTATTGTTCTAAAGTGATGATTGGCTAACAGAACTTCGACACCGAACTAAATTCGTTATGCGACCCTAAAATTTTATTAAGCCAGATTGATAATGCAAGTAATCACAGCTATGAACCACTACAACATAATCCCATTCAATTAACAGAAATATGTATCGCGAgaaatggttttttttaaaaaaatatccagTGTGTAACTCAAACAGGCTTCAACATTTCATTCAATTGACCGTTTAATCAACCGACCATCGGATCAGGACTCGCAGACGACAAAATATCCAACAATGAATCGTGGGCTTCCAATTCTTCGTGCCAGAGAGGGAGTTCGTCACCTGGGAAGAACTTCCGAGTTACCCCATCAGAGTTGATCTGCAGTTAGAAGGATTGCAAATGTGAAGCTCCCGTAAAACTAAGaactaaaacaaaaacaaaagaaagcaGTTTATTTTGATAGAGATTTCAATTCAACTCAACTCAAAAGGTGTGAGAACAATTTGGTGGTATTTTCTGAAATGTTGTTTGTATATCATatagattttgaattttggcACGATATCGTGAAATAATTGGTGGATAAGGTGAAATATAATAATGATTATTGAACAGGACGGCCGCTGGCAATAATGAAATGATAGAACTAAATGTCCATAAGCAAGTTGTAGAATTTTTCCAGTTTAAAGGGTATGGTTAGATCACTACTGATTCACCATGGAGTATGTATATGCATAAAAAGAGAAGGAACTCACGGTCACTGTGCGAACAACACCACCGCTAGCACCATCACGAGCAATGGCCAGAGACACTGCCTTGACGACAAGTTGCTGCAGAAAAGGCCAACAAACACAAAAAACAGTAAAACATGGGAATAGATaaacatcttttttttttatatgaaactaAGGAATAGATAAACATTCATCGCGTACGAAACTTAAAATGCCGTGAGTGATCAATATAATAATGTAAGTTTATAGACATGGAAAACAAAAAGTAGGCCAACCTCAGCCTCGCTCTGAGTCATCCCTGCCTTCCATGCTTGGTCAAAGAAACCATACAAATATGAGGAGCCGGATCCTGATACAGAAGTATTTACATACATTAGTTGCCTTCCAAAATGAGCAAGAAATTTTGCCGAGCATCACAAAAACGGTGGCAGCAGGATAAGGCTTTACAAACTGGAGCAACGCAAGTGTTAACAGAAAATTAAGAGCTATTTTAATAAACATTAAAATCACATACACGCACAATATAAGAGCAAATTTGGCTATCCAAAATTTACTGATGGAGCAGGTTTGAACAAAACTCGGTTCACAAAGATTTCATTAGCTAGCACTAAAATAATTATCATTCACCTTCCATGCATCTCAGGCATGAAATCTAACTAGTTAATGATCATAGTTTTGCTTATCATTGATTCAACCAATAAATTGAAAAAGGACTTCGATTCCACATCTAAAATCATCTCCAATATGGCAAGCAGGATCAGCTGAACGCTTGAGTAAAAGGATGAATTTAATGTTCGAAAAATAGTTCCTTCGACAATTGGGAGTCATGCTTAGTAAAGGAATGGGCATTCCGCATTTGCCATTTAGGACAAGCCACTGCGAAAACTTGGATATGTAATTAGTTAAGCCAGCTAAAAAACTGGGATATGTTCATTAGTTGAGCCAGCTAAACAGCATAAATAACCCAACCATATATAAAAATACAGTAGCAGACAAGAAAAACACACCTCCAATAGTGAAAGGGAGATCTAAAATTGTTCCTCCTAGAGGTACTCCATATATTTTTCCCCCTTCATACTTATCCCAGCCTCCAACAATAAGGCCAGTTTGAAGCATGTCCTGCCAAATTCAGACATAGCATGAATTTTAGATGAATTTCAGacaaaaaattgtatatatgCATAGGTGCTACACCATATTGCAAAAATTTATATCAAGAGCACAAGGACCATTaaaaaagtatttaaaatacCACATACTAGCTAAGAAAGAATACACATTTAGATTTCACCATGCATCAGAAAAAATTCTAGAAGTATTTCATTTAAGCCAAGGGAAAGCGGTTTTATTGGGACACGTCTTCTAGAAAATTCCTATTGTTTTTAAGCTTTATTATACTTCATTAATTAACATACTTCAACTCAGCTGGCGAGTCCGAGATTGAGAATCCGATTGATTTTTAAACATTCAAACAAACCCAAATGAAATTAGCGCGAATGTAGAAAACTGGATGAACAGACAATATTCCTTTTAGATAACTTAGTTCAGTTCTCTTATCAAGATATGAATTAGTATTACTCGTCATAATCATATAAACTGTTGATAGTATGCTATTGCTCTTTAAGTGTCAAAAGGATTTGTAAACAATATCctttttcaggaaaaaaaaacagcAATGCAGCAAGGAAAAAGAAATGTTGAATCAAACAGTTCAATGTATGGATATAATTGTTCTCTATAGTGCAAAAAATGACAAGTTCACTATTTGTCTCAAAAACAAGTATCAGTGCCAGAAACCGAGTTCCCGACTTTACATTTTCCATCATAGTAAACACAAGATAATTGCTAAATGTAATTTCTCTCCAAAAATTTATCGTCATTAACCACATTAAAATCTACTATGACCTTTACAAGTTAAAATATGATAGCTCGCAATACGACAATGCATCTGGATAGCTATTAGTCCTCAGGACCCACTTCAGACAATTATAACTTGCATTTTTTCTTGTGTGGACTATGTACTGAAGTTGATAGTGGTACTagtcaaagaaattaagttGTATATGGTTTTATCACTTGCTTATGCTTTCCTAAGGGTAGTCAATGTGGCGGTATGCAactatcatttcaatggtagtTTAGACTCCCACCTGCAAGCTGCTCAGAACAGAAGTGAATTGATAGTTTAACTTAAATCCACAAGAAACCAAGAACACCAGACATAAATTGGGTTTATAGATCTCACTTCATATTGTTTCCAACATTTTACATGAAAACAATGTATTCGTCAGCTTTCATTGCTAGATGCCATATTTACTTGACAGATTACACAGTCACAACATGGAGATAAGAAACCATTTAACGGACCTTATTATTGTAAGAAAACAATCTGATAAGATTCGCAGCAACTTTTACAGTTGAAGGCTGTCCAAGTTGTATCctgcataaaaaaatatcatcagTTGAAAGTTTCCCAAGCTTCTCCGTATTAGACAAGGAAAAAGTGTAGCATCCATATTTATTTCTGTATAGATAACCCACAAAAAGGGCAATTGTTCTTATATTTCCGAGCACAGTATTCTGTACATTCTCGagaagaataataataaaaatacaaaaaagacAGACATGAACTAAGTTCAATCCAAACTGAGGATAAATTGAGCAAACAAAATGAGGTTTACGAGTTGACAAGAAACGTATAGACTATAGAGGTTAGAGTTGCAAGCATGACATATTTGTTTGGTTTGAATCAAGGAGACTGCTCTGTTTATTTTCTTTAGAGTTTAGaagcataaaaatcaaattttaattgcAACCGGAAGATCCATCGCAATGTAAGATAGCATGTGACCCAGAAAGCAGATAATAATTAAGGATATTTTAGTTTTCAGAGAGATTAAATAACCAAACTTACGTGTGCTGATGGAGAAAGTGACAAACATAATCAGAAACAATCTGAGAATCGGCCGCCTGAAAAGGAAAACATTGCAAAATGTGTCTCAAATGGAGAACTCAAaaagattttcaaatataaCAGGAACTCAAAGCCTTTTTTCAATGCAAACATATCACAAAGAATGCAGCTACAACCCGCTTCAGAAAATTCCAAAAACATATAACTGCATCTCATCAAACAGTTAGTGCAATGAACCTAAATCTTAGAATTTGTGCTCATAAATTATTAGTGGGGCGCTTACTGTCATCACCAATACACAATTCGCTGATGGAGGAATATTGAAACAACTAAAAAATGCATTCAAATACTTCAGTCTCAAAGATACAGATTACAGCATTAGAGAGACAAGCAAACCCAGAATAAAGCCTATTGGGGTATATATTATGTTAAGGCAGCAGCAATACTGCAATAGCTACTCTGAATCCATAACTCCTGAGAGAATTTTCTgataaaaactaattttttagcTATCACCAGCAACAAACTACAAAATTCAGATCCAAAAATTTCCTCCATGAATTCACAATTCACTTCATAGTAACAAAAAGTTAAACAAAAAACATATCGGATCACAGTTCACCAAATACAACAACCAGTATCTTGTCCTTTAAATTTTACTTTCCCCTTCTCAGAGAATAACATAAAAACAACCTTGTCTCCAGGAGAATAAAATATTACCGATCCAGAGCGGCAAAGGTAGACATTGTCTGTCAACTGAGTGATCTTATCAGATGCCCTGTTTGCCACATACATTCCTGCAATTCATACGTATTTTCAAGTTCAGAAACAACACGATATTCACCCGATACTGTTTTGTCATCAGAAATCAGACTAGAGATAAATGCTAAAGACATTAAAAGAGTTTCTATACCAGTGCTTGTGCGTGAGTCGGCGCCAAGAACAACGCCGCCGTTGTAGGTGACGCCGATGATCGTAGTTCCCATCGAGTGAGGAGCGTCGAGATCCATGGCGCTTGTGGAGGATAATAGACCGGAGCAAATTAAACCCTAAGGAATTGGGGGAACTCTTGGAAGAGAAATGTTACAAATACTTTTCGAGTTTCTTGCAGAAGGGTGTTCGAAATTTAGGGGAAAGGGaatccattttatttttttaaaaaaataattataagtcaattttcataaattatgtttGTTTTAAGTGTAAATAGACTGGGTCTCAtgcgagaccgtctcacggatcttaatctgtgagacggatcaactctacccatattcacaataaaaagtaacactcttagcataaaaagtaatattttttcatgaataacccaaataaaagatacgtctcacaaatacgacctgtgagacagtctcacacaagtttttgccgtgTAAATATACCATTAAATTTGATTAGATATATACATTTACTTAAACTCTTAACATTAAATTCATACATTTTCATTTCAATCGGCTCCAAACCTAAATCTCTCTTTCGTCGTCCCCTTCCATTTCCTTTTGCGGCG comes from Primulina huaijiensis isolate GDHJ02 chromosome 17, ASM1229523v2, whole genome shotgun sequence and encodes:
- the LOC140962247 gene encoding proteasome subunit beta type-6-like, yielding MDLDAPHSMGTTIIGVTYNGGVVLGADSRTSTGMYVANRASDKITQLTDNVYLCRSGSAADSQIVSDYVCHFLHQHTIQLGQPSTVKVAANLIRLFSYNNKDMLQTGLIVGGWDKYEGGKIYGVPLGGTILDLPFTIGGSGSSYLYGFFDQAWKAGMTQSEAEQLVVKAVSLAIARDGASGGVVRTVTINSDGVTRKFFPGDELPLWHEELEAHDSLLDILSSASPDPMVG